From the Xenopus laevis strain J_2021 chromosome 7L, Xenopus_laevis_v10.1, whole genome shotgun sequence genome, the window ACTGTGGTACAtgaatttatcaaaatctgaatttttctgattattttaatagtccaatagtaatagtaatagtccacccaaactagaatccacgattggaccttatttattatttaaaaagcacgattttattggattggggacaaacaggaaaaaattgaatcgtatgaatttttctgatttttttccagaatcgcttgatttttcgGGCatttcccaaaaagcctgaatttttctgatttttgtccAAAAGGTCCAAAATGGTTGTATTTTAGGGCTAATTCTagtacagaccacagaaaccttcaaataggatagggaccattcccattgacttatatacaacctcggtaggtctgaaatgccagattttcagattcagactttttgcatcctcggggtataataaatctcaaaaaatacaagtttttggcattcggacttggATAAACATTCATCCAAAAACAGATGCAGATCTGTCCAGTAGATATTTTACTCTTGTCTGTGCTGgaaatgtatgaaggctggatcCAATATCTGACAGTTTACTTGTGCTGGTACTGACACCTAGTGGACACCCAGTGGTAACTTGGGGAAGCGCCATCTAGTGGCCAGTGTTAAACCCTGTCTTTATTAACCTTCTATTGAACTTTATCTGCCTATTTAGTGTCAGTGTTCAGCTGAATTTAAACCTCAAACAAGCACTGCTCCCAGTCACATGGATTTCAGGGGTTGTAGTGTAAATAACCCAAATACGACGAATATTTACTCTAACAGATTCCTGTTTATAACAATCATTTTAGCATAGAATAATGTAATGGCTGAACCAGAATATCTGCAAAGAAGCAGAAtgcatctatatttatatttacacgaagggggttatttaataaaacattacattataatagttattaataaaaataactcGACCGAACTCCtggttttaacttatttattaataaaaaaaacactcgaTTTAACCTGTACGTGGAAAacctcgataaaatcaagcataACCCCGAATCTCaagaattttttggacttttttccccaaaaaattttttttcctcgaAACTCCTGAAAAGTTTTGGATTTTcaagctaaacccagcacagattacaataacttcaaattggaaTAGGTGcgtctcccatttacttatacaggacctcaacaggtctgagatggtggattttcagatctAGGCTTTTTGCAgaatcggggtataataaatctctaaaaattagatttttttatctacgaaaaatgtgtttcttgccaagaaaagcttgatcagaaaaatgtgtaaatgtttttgcTTAGGCAGTTTCCCCTATATATTTGGACccctaagtggtcctttgataTACCCAGCCAGGTATTGTGTTTTTTATGGGTCCATTGTAAATTTGATCAAGGTTATTATTGTCCAGTAGAGGGCagtatttcaaataataaaagggAAAGCACGTGCTCAGGGCTCTCTTCCTGAATCCCACCTTGCGGGTGACAGGACTTGGTTAGGGTGAGTTTTATTTACCCTAACCAATCCTATTCGCTTTAGGAGACAAAGTCAGAGGCagtgtatttagtgagcagctatACACTCcaacaacatacctcccaacattcaaaaagtataaagagggacaaaatttggGCCACCGCAGTGGTGAAAATTATTTACtaagcccattttatggccacacccctaattaccacgtccatttttcaaaatccgtcaggttatgaaaatttgaaaacatttctgggagttttagtgcaattttttatgttataacagttttgctaatgaaagtgaattgccctttaagctgccagtctcagttctcccaagagacctgcttatcttaaatagttacaattgtagcTTTGCTAAtcgtaaattgttacaaaagtatccaagtgctgCTGCtaagtgttctgggctctctaccaaaagcctcttattttaattaagtttcagaaaactttgtatctttttctcaagTCAGTGCAGGTGAatgagatcaaaaagaaagtcgggacatttcagtaagaaacccaggactgtgggctgagttgtcaaaattgggactgtcccacagaaaaccatataattcgaatatttggccaaatcccaattTAAATGAGAACCAcaatttgcatatatttaaatttgagtaatataaaaaacaaacacagcTTTAAAGATTTAATTAGGTTCGGTTAAACATTTGGTATTAAAGGTTAAATAAGGTTCAGCTGAATATTTGGAATTTGGCCTTATTTGAGTCCTGAACTATAtaaatcctggattcagagcaCCCCTTGCTGGTACTCTATAGGTAGAGCAGTTAAAGTGTTAGTATTACAGTGAAATCTCAAATTTATATCCGCTggttttaagtttcccctcattttacattgttgttttctggTCCCACCTACAGGTATATATgttatgcattatacatttccctgattttacaccatttctttttATGGTTCCCtgaaatgtgttaaatgggggttctactgtatatagataaGTATCCTATAGGTAGGTGTTAATGCTCTGTTGGTGTTAGTGCTTTGTGTGTAGGTAAGTGGAATATAGTTTTTACATAACCCTGCTGTTCCTTATATAATGCTGGGGAGGCAGGAGGGAAATACCTTAGAAACCGGTTTTCCTGGTACAAAGGAATTGGGCAGCTTCAGGAGGGGTGGGGGGCAGACACTTCTTGTCACGACTATGATGGAAGGCAGAAGTGTCAGAGGTCCACAGGGTTGATGTACGCCAGCATTATATTTTGGGTAGATTCTCACTGAGTTTGATTTCtttacagaatgaaaaaaaagaagaaaataagggGAAAGAGTGAGCCATCAATAGacaaagcagagagagagagtcagagagagacagagacagagagagaagaaTTAGAAGAAGGGGCAGATTGTacagttgcccccccccccacccctgccATAAAACGAGGGTGAGCTGGAGGTGAGGAATCCAGGAGGCTGAGCAGAGAGAATGTAGAGTGAAAAGAAAGGAGGAATCCAGGTGGAGGAGGCAGAAGAGACACAGAAGAGATAAGGAGCAGAGAGTGGAGCTGGAGCAGCTGAGGATGCAGCACCTATGGAATCTGGGAGTAAATAGTGGAGCACCAGAACCCCAAAAAACAATGGAACTTGTGATCCGTCTCTCCGTCGGAACCATCTTGTTCTTGAGTCTGTTTCCTCTGTGCCAGACAAGGTTGGCGAGGCCGCCAAGATGGAGATGCCCAATTGCCTGCAACTGCACCATCGACAATGTTCTCTGTGACGGATCCACCTACATacccagcagctactccactgatATTGTCTCAGTGTAAGCACTGTCTGTAGCTCTACCTGAGTACCTACCTGTGTCTGTGACTAAATGCCTGGGGTCTATGCCTGACTTAGTGTGAGCTTGAGCGTGCATACCTGAGTACGCACTTAAAAATCTACATTACTACATGCTTGAGTGCCCACTGGAGTATCTGAGTACACACTTGTGTCTGCTGCACACCAGAGTACCTTCCTCCTTGTCTGCACTCTTGCATGATGCTCCCTTGAGTACCCACAATGGCTGTGCACTTATTCCCTGCAAGCTTGAGTATCAAAGTGACTGATTGTTGTGTATGTACCTGACTAGTTGCACACATGGCTTTCTACCTGTCTGTGCTTTACTATCTTGCTCAGAGTGTACACTGGGACACACCAGTTGCCTGACCTTATATTTACACAGTGATACCCATCAGGCAATCTGTCAGTCAGTCTGCATGTGTATGGGGTTAGCATTCTTTCCAGTTTGTACATACACATagaagtgggagctgccatattatttGTTTCAATTGGGATATTCTGTAGAGTGTATGGattgcttttcctttaaattgttaaACTAATGTATCTGAGTTAACTGTTTGTGTTCTCTTCCCAGATCTATAATGCGATGCAGGTTCCCGGCCATCCCCCCTGGGAGCTTCACCCCCTCCATGTCCCTGCAGATCCTGTAAGAGCAAATTATGTTTCTGTACCATTGAGTTTAACTGTATCTGTGGCTTCTTTCTTTGGCTTTGCTATTAATAAGGGTATGATAAACACTCTAGTTCTTGAGCTGATATTGCATCCGGAGACAGTTTGGAACTCAGCAGTTCCAGCAGAGTGTTCCACATAAGGACATGGCATGTTGTGTTCAAATACATTGGCCCATATAGTGTATCTGCAGCCATTAATACACTTCAGTTACAGAGTAAACTTTGCTTATCATGGGGTTTAAACCTCCTCCCTGGTCCGGCACTGGATTAAACCAGATTATAAATTTTACAAGAAATGATAGCTCACACATActtgagttttgatgtcattgtTTTGGGCAATTATGTTCAAAGAAAAAGTTAGTCTAGCTCCAGCCTAGAGAATCATCATTTAGCACTTTATCTTCCCTGTTATCCCTCCTGCCGTGTGTTGGCCTCTCAATATACGTCTGTCTCTTTGCAGTCTCTTTACATCCTGTTCCTTTGATACAATTGCAGACGATGCCTTCCAGGGTCTCAAGAACTTGGAATACCTGTAAGTAGACATTGGCATACTATGCCCACTTAGGCCGGGTATCATTACTATGTATTGCCATGGTCAGTGGGTACCTACAAAACTCTTGCAATGATCTTTCTCTGTCCTGTCAGGTTCATTGAAAACAACAAAATCAAGTCCATTTCCAGGAACACTTTCCGAGGTTTACATTTACTAGTTCACCTGTGAGTAACCAGTATGAATGAAATAAGACTGAATGTTGTTGGTACAAGCTttgccgattttttttttttgcacacaagtAAAGCTATGGTAACACCCCAGACCCAATACAATGAGGTTGAAGCTTTTCGGAAGGTATTACCTCTTCACAAATACTAAATGGGAATCAGTGGATCTGAATCTTCACTAAACTAGGGTCACCATCTCTACTAGGCATTCAGTGGGATAACTCCAGTACCACCTCAAAACTTTAGCCCATTGTGGGTTGGCCTGAAAGCCATATGACCCATTGGTTGGGTGGCTCCAGGTTCTAACACACAATTGGCTTTGACAGTCCATAGAAAATAAACATGGTTTGGATGAGGGCACAGAGACAATGAGTTAGGGCAGGGTAAGGTTTGGTTTTCCTGATGAGCCCATGTCTGCAACAACTTGTGGATTCCCCCTTAATCCTATTGGTCCCATGGAGGTACCCTGTCCACTCCTATCTATCCACCCTAAAATCCACTAATAACACTTTCTTGTTGTGTTCTACACAATTTTTGGACTCTCGCTGTTATTTAGCATTTGATATGTACTTGTGCTGTTGAAATTCCTTTTCTCTGCAGGAGTTTAGCCAACAACCACCTCGAATCCCTCCCACGCGGCTTGTTCCTCAATCTCCCGGCTGTCAAACATATGTAAGAGAATGGTAACTCAGACTGTTCTACTGTATTAATAGGTTTATTAGGGGGGACAGAACGTCCGAATTGCTTGAAGTGATTCAATGGGCAAAGTCTTGAAAAATAGATACAATTTAAATCCAAACCAGTTGTTATCATTGGTGTAGATATCTTATAGAATGCTTGCACTTTGTTTTAGAGATTTGCGGGGTAACCCCATGCACTGCGGCTGCCCAATTAAATGGCTGATGCAGTGGACACGTGGAGTAGGGAAGAACATTGGCCTCTGGCCTCCGCTGCCCTGCGAGGAACCTGCAAAGCACAGAGGAAAGAGCTTGACCGACCTGTCGGAGAAAGACTTCTACTGTGTGAAAAGCAGTGAGTAAGACACCAATTAGTTGCAGCTAGCTTAGTAATAAATAAGGGCCACAGTAGTGATCAATATAACAATTCTCTCCTAATGCATCTTCATGTTTGAGGTGCACACTTTGGGGCACTACATGTTTCTCTAAAGTCTCTGTACCACATATAAACAAGATACAGTACATAATGCAAATAAGCATGAACCCCAACATCACAGCCTCTACCTATAACCCACTATACCAACGAGCCCTAAGAGACTCCTTTGTCCCCTCAAACAGAGACCCCATATAATAGAAGTGTCAATGTTTACATTCATATGAAGATGAAGAAGACAGATACAGGCTTCTGACAGTAGGAGAGAACATTCATGGCTGAGTGATTCTCAGCTTGGGTCTATATCTTTTAGGCATGGTTCGGCGATGGAGCTTCAGGTTACCGTCTCTTTCAGTCCAGTCATTTGATTTTCTCTCTGACCATTTTGTGGTGATCGCTCATCCATTTGAAGGCCGCTGCACCTTTCTGGAGTGGGACCATTCAGGCCATGTCTTCAGGCACTATGACAGCATCAAAGGTGAGACCACAATGCCCCTctgaacattaaactttattcATGTCTACTTTAAAGCCATAATATAACTCTATGTGTCTTCATATTGCAGGTCTGTCTGTTGTCTCCTGTCTTCCCATGGTTATAGGAGATCAGCTCTTTGTGGTTGTTGCACAGTTATTTGGTGGATCTTCTGTGTACCGACTGGATCCCTCTCCAGGCCTCATCTCCCCCTTCCGTATTTTACAGCAATTGCCTGACATACGCAAACCCAATGACATAGAGGCCTTCACAACGGGAGATGGTGAACATTATTTCATTATAGCAGACAGTGCCAAATCTGGAGCCAGTACTTTGTATCGGTGGGATGGCCGGGGCTTCTACCCTCACCAGACTCTCCCccgatggtacaaagacacagaTGCGGAACCTCTGCTCCTTTCAGGCTCCCCACATCTCATTATGAGCAGCAGCTCCCAAAGACCTGTAGTGTATCGATTTGAGGACAAGCATCTCCGGCGCCTCACAGATATTCCCGAAGCTTGGGATGTGTATGCCGTGAAGCATTTCACAGACCCAGAGGATGGAATTTTTGCCTGTTTGGTACGATATATGGGAGACTCATCGCTTGTGCGTTGGGATGGTTCAATGTTTAAGGAACTCCAGCAGATTCCTTCTAGAGGATCTCATGTCTTCCAGCCTCTTTACCTGGGACGGCAATGGTACGCGATTTTGGGACAGGATTTTGGCTATGCTTGGGTTTACAAAATGGAAAAGTGGGATCACTGGGAGGTGGAAGATGGAAGTGATAAAGAGAGACAGAAGGGACCACTTGTTCCTCTGCAGGAACTCAAGGTGGTAGAAGGTCGGGCTTTCACCAGCATTCGGGTACGAGGCAGGCAGTTTGTCTTTGTGGCAAGTTTTGGTGGCGATACTGTTGTGTATGAATATGTTCAGGAGGAAAGCATATGAACTTGGTTTCCTCTGCTCATATGGACATTGCCAAGAACTAAACTAATTTCTTGCTAAAAAGGCCTCAGTACAGGGAAGACCTTTGCCAGTCTTACGGTTTCCCGCTCTAGAGGCAATTAAGGTGTTTCTCCTGGTGGCTTTGCTTAGTCTTTGGTATTTTGGAGTAATGTCACGTTGTGCCACCTTGGAGATGTCTAACACTCAACAGTTTGGATGGTTTTAAGAAAAGAGAAATGTGGGAAGGTTAAATTTAGCAACATGTGGTGAGAATTCTGCCAATATGATCCTATCTGATGCTTCTTCAGTGGCATCAAAGGGGTGGACATTGTATAATTAACTGAATGGAAAGGGCCTAGTGGTTAAGGGGTTCCATGAACATATACAGGTCCACAGACAgaggtatatatatgtatatatggtatTCTCCTTGGTCATACTTTTATACTAATAATCACAATTATTCATTTATAACCAAATtgtattaaaaaggaaatcaaagATGTCCATATTTTTATAAtcctgtttttttctaaaagcTTAAACAgatcaaaatttgattttaaagaaGGATATTAAAGTCACTGAGAAGTTCTGTGATTCATGTATTATAGAGggtaatgtatcccctactgtaaatgataaggatattagaagtcactgaggggttgttctgtgaccatataaagacacaaggctgcaggctgagttatacagggaactctgagtatcactcatgtattttaagggataatgtaccccctactgtaaatgataaggatattagaagtcactgagggattgttcagtgaccatataaagacacaaggctgcaggctgagttatacagggaactctgagtatcactcatgtattataagggataatgtactccctactgtaaatgataaggatattagaagtcactgaggggttgttctgtgaccatataaaggcacaaggctgcaggctgagttatacagggaactctgagtat encodes:
- the lgi4.L gene encoding leucine-rich glioma-inactivated protein 1, producing MQHLWNLGVNSGAPEPQKTMELVIRLSVGTILFLSLFPLCQTRLARPPRWRCPIACNCTIDNVLCDGSTYIPSSYSTDIVSVSIMRCRFPAIPPGSFTPSMSLQILLFTSCSFDTIADDAFQGLKNLEYLFIENNKIKSISRNTFRGLHLLVHLSLANNHLESLPRGLFLNLPAVKHIDLRGNPMHCGCPIKWLMQWTRGVGKNIGLWPPLPCEEPAKHRGKSLTDLSEKDFYCVKSSMVRRWSFRLPSLSVQSFDFLSDHFVVIAHPFEGRCTFLEWDHSGHVFRHYDSIKGLSVVSCLPMVIGDQLFVVVAQLFGGSSVYRLDPSPGLISPFRILQQLPDIRKPNDIEAFTTGDGEHYFIIADSAKSGASTLYRWDGRGFYPHQTLPRWYKDTDAEPLLLSGSPHLIMSSSSQRPVVYRFEDKHLRRLTDIPEAWDVYAVKHFTDPEDGIFACLVRYMGDSSLVRWDGSMFKELQQIPSRGSHVFQPLYLGRQWYAILGQDFGYAWVYKMEKWDHWEVEDGSDKERQKGPLVPLQELKVVEGRAFTSIRVRGRQFVFVASFGGDTVVYEYVQEESI